Proteins found in one Solitalea lacus genomic segment:
- the ltrA gene encoding group II intron reverse transcriptase/maturase — MNGRKQKTEQDTWQSGTRSATESSSGGQTYLWMTEKGNTNTTQGQQAQLLEYILSPSNLNAAYKQVKRNDGTGGVDGMSVELLLPYLHSHREVLLHSLQNGRYKPQAVRRVEIPKENGKKRALGIPTVVDRVIQQAITQQLTPIYERQFSSNSYGFRPKRSAHQAIKQCQVNANEGYRYVVDMDLEKFFDTVNQSKLIEILSRTIPDGRVVSLIHKYLKAGVMTHGVFQATSMGVPQGGNLSPLLSNVMLNELDKELTERGHRFVRYADDCMVFCKSRRAAQRVLVGITTYIEQKLYLKVNREKTKVAHIKDVKFLGYGFYFNKNGCKMRAHKKSVEKMKEKIRELTSRSNGWGNERRKEAIRQYITGWLNYFQLADMKGLLERIDEWYRRRIRSLIWKQWKSIKTRIRNLIKLDIPKNKAKEYGNTRKSYWHTANSPILSRSITNERLKQSGYLFFTDYYQKLRCVN, encoded by the coding sequence ATGAATGGTAGAAAGCAGAAAACGGAGCAAGACACCTGGCAGAGCGGAACTAGGTCGGCAACCGAATCAAGCTCTGGAGGGCAGACATATCTATGGATGACTGAAAAAGGAAACACCAACACAACGCAAGGGCAACAAGCCCAACTTCTGGAGTACATACTCTCGCCGTCGAACCTTAATGCGGCCTACAAACAAGTTAAGCGTAATGATGGAACAGGTGGGGTTGACGGGATGAGCGTAGAATTGCTTTTACCCTACTTACACTCCCACCGAGAAGTATTGCTTCATTCACTACAAAATGGGAGGTACAAGCCTCAAGCTGTTCGCCGGGTTGAAATACCCAAAGAGAACGGCAAAAAGCGAGCCTTAGGCATCCCCACGGTAGTGGATAGGGTCATTCAGCAGGCAATCACCCAACAATTAACACCTATTTACGAACGACAGTTCTCGTCCAACAGTTACGGTTTTCGTCCAAAACGCAGTGCTCATCAGGCAATAAAACAATGCCAGGTCAACGCAAATGAGGGTTATCGTTACGTTGTGGATATGGATTTGGAAAAATTCTTCGATACTGTTAACCAAAGCAAGCTGATAGAGATTTTATCCCGAACCATCCCTGATGGCAGGGTGGTGTCATTGATACATAAATACCTAAAGGCAGGGGTAATGACGCATGGAGTTTTTCAAGCGACATCGATGGGGGTTCCGCAGGGAGGGAATTTAAGTCCATTATTGAGTAATGTAATGCTTAACGAATTGGACAAGGAGCTAACGGAAAGAGGACATCGTTTTGTCAGATACGCTGATGATTGTATGGTATTCTGTAAAAGCCGCCGAGCCGCCCAGAGGGTGCTTGTCGGCATTACAACCTACATTGAACAAAAGCTTTATCTGAAAGTCAATAGGGAGAAAACCAAGGTTGCACACATCAAGGACGTTAAGTTCTTGGGGTATGGATTTTACTTCAACAAAAATGGTTGCAAAATGCGCGCCCATAAGAAAAGTGTTGAAAAGATGAAAGAGAAAATCCGAGAACTGACCTCACGGAGCAACGGATGGGGCAATGAACGCCGAAAGGAAGCAATAAGACAGTACATCACAGGCTGGCTTAACTATTTTCAGCTGGCAGACATGAAAGGATTGTTGGAACGCATAGATGAATGGTATCGAAGAAGAATCAGGTCATTGATATGGAAACAATGGAAAAGTATCAAAACCCGAATTAGGAATCTGATAAAACTGGATATCCCGAAAAACAAGGCAAAGGAATACGGCAACACAAGGAAAAGCTACTGGCATACAGCTAATAGTCCAATCCTTAGCAGAAGTATCACCAATGAACGCCTTAAGCAGTCGGGTTACCTGTTCTTTACTGACTACTATCAAAAATTGCGTTGTGTAAATTAA